The following coding sequences lie in one Flavobacteriales bacterium genomic window:
- a CDS encoding ATP-binding cassette domain-containing protein, with translation MIAAHNVSLQYGKRVLFDEVNIKFTEGNCYGVIGANGAGKSTFLKILSGELLPNSGNISIDPGKRLAVLSQDHNKFNEQTVLNTVMMGYDKLWKVMQEKDAIYAKPDFSDADGLRAAELEAEFAEMDGWNAESDAANMLSGLGIKEEHHYSLLKDISGNQKVRVLLAQALFGNPDILILDEPTNDLDIHTISWLEDFLMDFKNTVIVVSHDRHFLDTVCTHIADIDFSKISVYTGNYSFWYESSQLALRQKQSANKKAEDKKKELLEFIARFSANASKSKQATGRKKMLDKINFEEIKPSTRKYPAIIFNQSREAGDQILHATNLSKSGLFKDFNLNVRKGDKIAFISKNSMATTSLFQILMEEIKPDTGEFTYGQTITTAYLPNENSHYFTADYNLIDWLRQFSVEKDEVYIRGFLGKMLFSGEEVFKKSNVLSGGEKVRCMTSRMMLAEGNLLILDEPTNHLDLESITAFNNALKDFKGTVLFTSHDHEFTNTVANRIIELTPNGCIDKEMTYDEYIENEKIQEQVAQLY, from the coding sequence ATGATTGCAGCACATAATGTTTCCTTACAATACGGAAAAAGAGTTTTATTCGATGAAGTAAACATTAAGTTTACCGAAGGGAATTGTTACGGAGTAATTGGTGCAAATGGTGCCGGAAAATCTACTTTCTTAAAAATATTATCGGGCGAATTATTGCCTAATTCGGGTAATATTTCAATAGACCCAGGCAAGCGTTTAGCCGTTTTAAGTCAAGACCACAACAAGTTTAACGAACAAACAGTGTTGAATACTGTAATGATGGGTTACGACAAACTATGGAAAGTAATGCAAGAAAAAGATGCTATTTACGCTAAACCAGATTTTTCGGATGCTGATGGATTACGTGCAGCCGAATTAGAAGCAGAATTTGCTGAAATGGATGGCTGGAATGCAGAATCGGATGCAGCAAACATGTTGAGCGGTCTAGGAATAAAAGAGGAACATCATTATAGTTTATTGAAAGACATTAGCGGTAACCAAAAAGTGAGAGTATTGTTGGCTCAAGCGTTGTTTGGTAATCCGGATATTTTAATTTTAGATGAGCCTACCAACGATTTGGATATTCATACCATTTCGTGGTTAGAAGATTTTTTAATGGATTTTAAAAATACGGTTATTGTAGTTTCTCACGATAGACACTTTTTGGATACGGTTTGTACACACATTGCCGATATCGATTTTAGTAAAATAAGTGTTTACACGGGTAATTACTCATTTTGGTATGAAAGTAGCCAATTAGCTTTACGTCAAAAACAATCGGCTAACAAAAAAGCTGAAGATAAAAAGAAAGAATTGTTAGAGTTTATTGCCCGTTTTAGTGCCAATGCATCTAAGTCGAAACAAGCTACTGGTCGTAAAAAAATGTTGGATAAAATCAATTTTGAAGAAATTAAACCTTCTACTAGAAAATACCCAGCCATTATCTTTAATCAAAGTAGAGAAGCAGGCGACCAAATTTTACACGCCACCAATTTATCCAAATCGGGTCTGTTTAAAGATTTTAATTTGAATGTACGTAAAGGCGATAAAATTGCTTTCATTTCTAAAAATAGTATGGCAACCACTTCGTTGTTTCAAATTTTGATGGAAGAAATAAAGCCAGATACAGGCGAGTTTACATACGGACAAACCATTACAACAGCCTATTTACCTAATGAAAATTCACATTATTTTACTGCCGATTACAATTTAATTGATTGGCTACGTCAGTTTTCTGTGGAGAAAGATGAAGTGTATATCAGAGGATTTTTAGGTAAAATGTTGTTTTCTGGCGAAGAGGTATTTAAAAAATCAAATGTATTGTCGGGAGGTGAAAAAGTTCGTTGCATGACTTCAAGAATGATGCTTGCCGAAGGAAATTTATTGATTTTAGATGAACCAACCAATCACTTGGATTTAGAGTCGATTACTGCGTTTAACAATGCCTTAAAAGATTTTAAAGGAACCGTGTTGTTTACATCGCATGACCACGAATTTACCAATACTGTAGCAAACCGAATTATAGAATTAACACCTAACGGATGTATTGACAAAGAGATGACTTATGATGAGTACATCGAAAACGAAAAAATCCAAGAGCAAGTAGCTCAACTTTATTAA
- the hisB gene encoding bifunctional histidinol-phosphatase/imidazoleglycerol-phosphate dehydratase HisB translates to MKKVLFIDRDGTLVIEPPIDYQLDSLEKLEFYPGVFRWLSRIVEELDYELVMVTNQDGLGTTSFPEETFWPAHNKMMKAFENEGILFKDVLIDRSFPEDNAPTRKPRTGLLAAYLNGNYDLTNSFVIGDRLTDIELADNLGAKGILISNDAALNYKNETQILKTTEWKTIYEFLKLADRTAEISRKTNETDIEIKLNLDGTGKANIDTGIDFFNHMLDQIARHGSLDLDIRVKGDLEVDEHHTIEDTAIALGEVFNKALANKLGIERYGFCLPMDDSLAQVAIDFGGRNWLEWEAEFKREMIGKMPTEMFFHFFKSFTDGAKCNLNIKAEGVNEHHKIEAIFKAFAKAIKMAKKRDVNNMQLPSTKGML, encoded by the coding sequence ATGAAAAAAGTACTTTTTATAGATAGAGATGGGACATTGGTTATAGAACCTCCAATTGATTATCAGTTGGATAGCTTAGAAAAATTAGAATTTTATCCAGGAGTTTTTCGATGGTTGAGCCGAATAGTTGAAGAATTAGATTACGAATTGGTAATGGTTACCAATCAAGATGGATTAGGAACAACATCTTTTCCTGAGGAAACTTTTTGGCCAGCTCATAACAAAATGATGAAAGCTTTTGAGAACGAGGGGATTTTATTTAAAGATGTTTTAATAGACAGAAGTTTTCCAGAAGATAATGCTCCAACCCGTAAACCACGAACAGGGTTACTTGCGGCATATTTGAATGGAAATTATGATTTGACGAATTCGTTTGTAATTGGAGATAGGCTTACAGACATTGAACTGGCAGATAATTTAGGTGCTAAAGGAATATTAATTAGTAATGATGCAGCGTTGAATTATAAAAACGAAACCCAAATTTTAAAGACCACTGAATGGAAAACCATTTATGAGTTTTTAAAACTGGCTGATAGAACTGCTGAGATATCAAGAAAAACCAACGAAACGGACATTGAAATCAAACTCAATTTAGATGGAACTGGAAAGGCAAATATCGACACTGGTATTGACTTTTTTAATCACATGTTGGATCAAATTGCTCGACACGGTTCGTTAGATTTGGATATAAGGGTAAAAGGAGATTTAGAAGTCGATGAACACCACACCATTGAAGATACAGCCATTGCTTTGGGTGAGGTTTTTAATAAAGCTTTAGCCAACAAATTAGGCATTGAGCGTTATGGTTTTTGTTTGCCAATGGACGATTCCTTGGCTCAAGTGGCTATTGATTTTGGCGGTAGAAATTGGCTGGAATGGGAAGCTGAATTTAAACGTGAAATGATAGGTAAAATGCCAACCGAAATGTTTTTTCATTTTTTTAAATCGTTTACCGATGGTGCTAAATGTAATTTGAATATAAAAGCAGAAGGGGTAAATGAACACCATAAAATTGAAGCTATTTTTAAAGCTTTTGCGAAAGCGATAAAAATGGCTAAAAAAAGAGATGTAAACAATATGCAGCTACCATCAACTAAAGGAATGTTATAG
- a CDS encoding saccharopine dehydrogenase family protein — translation MSKVLIIGAGGVGQVATYKCAMNTDVFTDIVLASRTKSKCDVIAASIKRDLGVTITTDQVDADVVPQLVALFKKHKPVICMNLALPYQDLTIMDACLEAGVHYLDTANYEPIDEAKFEYSWQWAYQDRFKQAGLTAILGCGFDPGVSAIYTAYAAKHHFDEMHYLDIVDCNAGDHGKAFATNFNPEINIREVTQKGKYWENGKWVETEPHQIHQPINYPNIGPKESYVIYHEELESLVKNFPTLKRARFWMTFGQEYLTHLRVIQNIGMSRIDPIMYEGKEIVPIQFLKAVLPNPGDLGENYTGETSIGCRIKGIKDGKEKTYYVYNNCSHEVAYKETGTQGVSYTTGVPAMIGAMMFLKGEWNGAGVFNVEEFNPDPFMAELNKQGLPWVELHDIDLEV, via the coding sequence ATGTCAAAAGTACTTATTATTGGAGCAGGAGGGGTAGGACAGGTTGCAACTTACAAATGTGCAATGAACACTGATGTTTTTACGGATATCGTTTTAGCCAGTAGAACAAAATCGAAATGTGATGTTATTGCAGCATCAATAAAAAGAGATTTAGGGGTTACGATTACAACTGATCAAGTTGATGCAGATGTGGTTCCACAATTGGTAGCGTTGTTTAAAAAACACAAACCAGTTATCTGTATGAACTTAGCTTTACCTTATCAGGATTTAACCATTATGGATGCTTGTTTAGAAGCAGGTGTACATTATTTAGACACAGCAAATTACGAACCTATTGATGAGGCAAAATTTGAATACAGCTGGCAATGGGCTTATCAAGATAGATTTAAACAAGCGGGTTTAACAGCCATTTTAGGTTGTGGATTCGACCCAGGTGTATCCGCAATTTATACTGCATATGCAGCAAAACATCATTTTGATGAAATGCACTATTTGGATATCGTAGATTGTAATGCTGGTGACCATGGTAAAGCTTTTGCTACCAACTTTAACCCAGAAATTAACATTAGAGAGGTTACTCAAAAAGGTAAGTACTGGGAAAACGGCAAATGGGTAGAAACTGAACCACATCAAATTCACCAACCTATTAATTACCCGAACATTGGACCAAAAGAGTCATATGTGATTTATCACGAAGAATTAGAATCGTTGGTTAAAAACTTCCCAACCTTAAAAAGAGCTCGTTTTTGGATGACATTTGGACAAGAATATTTAACGCATTTAAGAGTAATTCAAAACATTGGCATGTCGCGTATCGACCCAATTATGTATGAAGGTAAAGAGATTGTGCCAATTCAATTTTTAAAAGCAGTATTGCCAAATCCAGGTGATTTAGGTGAGAACTACACGGGAGAAACTTCTATTGGTTGTAGAATTAAAGGTATTAAAGACGGAAAAGAAAAAACGTACTACGTTTACAACAACTGTTCACATGAAGTAGCTTACAAAGAAACAGGTACTCAAGGTGTTTCTTACACAACAGGTGTTCCAGCTATGATTGGTGCAATGATGTTCTTAAAAGGAGAATGGAACGGTGCGGGAGTATTTAATGTGGAAGAATTTAATCCAGATCCATTTATGGCTGAATTAAACAAACAAGGATTACCTTGGGTTGAATTGCATGATATTGATTTAGAGGTTTAA
- the hisH gene encoding imidazole glycerol phosphate synthase subunit HisH, producing the protein MNIVLIDYGAGNTKSVQFALKRLGVEAILTNNEALICKADKVIFPGVGHANAAMEKLRQVGLDKIIPNLKQPVLGVCLGMQLMCKYSEEGDANGLGIFDLNVLKFSSANKIPQIGWNTIVDLKSKLFNGLQENEFMYFVHSYYVPLAKETIAKAQYGINYSAALQKDNFYGCQFHPEKSGDKGEMILKNFLML; encoded by the coding sequence ATGAATATAGTATTAATAGATTATGGAGCAGGTAATACCAAATCAGTTCAATTTGCATTGAAACGATTGGGTGTAGAAGCCATTCTAACCAATAACGAAGCATTGATTTGTAAGGCTGACAAAGTAATTTTTCCTGGAGTTGGTCATGCCAATGCTGCAATGGAAAAATTACGACAAGTTGGTTTGGATAAAATAATTCCAAATTTAAAACAACCAGTTTTAGGGGTTTGTTTGGGTATGCAGTTGATGTGTAAATATTCGGAAGAAGGCGATGCCAATGGCTTGGGGATATTTGATTTGAACGTATTGAAATTTAGTTCAGCCAATAAAATTCCTCAAATTGGATGGAATACTATTGTTGATTTAAAATCGAAACTATTTAACGGGTTACAAGAAAATGAATTCATGTATTTTGTACATAGTTATTACGTTCCGTTAGCAAAAGAAACCATTGCCAAGGCTCAGTACGGAATAAACTATTCGGCTGCATTGCAAAAAGATAATTTTTATGGATGCCAATTTCATCCCGAAAAAAGTGGAGATAAAGGCGAAATGATTTTAAAAAACTTTTTAATGCTATAA
- a CDS encoding DUF2237 domain-containing protein, producing the protein MEQQLNVFGEPLIACSNNPVTGYFRDGCCNTDETDFGVHTVCVIVTDEFLKFSIESGNDLTTPHPNWGFPGLQAGDKWCLCASRFLDAHERGFAPKVVLEATNEKTLEVVPMDVLIKHAYYSKQEI; encoded by the coding sequence ATGGAACAACAATTAAATGTATTCGGAGAACCTCTTATAGCTTGTAGTAATAATCCTGTTACAGGATATTTTAGAGATGGGTGTTGCAATACCGACGAAACTGATTTTGGTGTACATACTGTTTGTGTTATTGTAACCGACGAATTTTTAAAATTTTCGATAGAAAGTGGTAATGATTTAACCACTCCACATCCAAACTGGGGTTTTCCAGGTTTGCAAGCAGGCGATAAATGGTGTTTATGTGCTTCTCGATTTTTAGATGCTCACGAACGTGGTTTTGCACCTAAAGTAGTGCTAGAAGCTACCAACGAAAAAACACTTGAAGTAGTACCTATGGATGTGTTAATTAAACACGCTTATTACTCAAAGCAGGAGATTTAG
- a CDS encoding small multi-drug export protein, which produces MFADILFTFLLSLSPLGEGRVGIPYGIINDLNPYLALTVGVIGNLLVFPLLLALITYSNKKLWSVHFYRRYVVKLARRSKRLMGDNIKKYGIWGLMIFVMIPLPGTGAYMGTIAASILNLNRRQSFIAVSTGVIISSIIIATGTHFSMLGIKMF; this is translated from the coding sequence ATGTTTGCCGATATTTTATTTACTTTCTTATTAAGTTTATCACCTTTAGGCGAAGGAAGAGTAGGTATTCCTTATGGAATAATCAATGATTTAAATCCGTATTTAGCTTTAACAGTAGGTGTTATTGGTAACTTATTAGTTTTCCCTTTATTACTTGCTTTAATTACTTATTCCAACAAAAAATTGTGGAGTGTTCATTTTTATCGAAGATATGTGGTGAAATTGGCTCGTCGTTCTAAAAGATTAATGGGAGATAACATAAAAAAGTATGGTATTTGGGGGTTAATGATTTTTGTAATGATTCCGCTGCCCGGTACTGGTGCTTACATGGGCACTATTGCTGCATCTATTTTAAACTTAAATCGTCGACAGTCTTTTATAGCAGTTAGTACAGGTGTAATTATATCTTCAATAATTATTGCTACAGGTACTCATTTTAGTATGTTAGGAATAAAAATGTTCTAA
- a CDS encoding bifunctional phosphoribosyl-AMP cyclohydrolase/phosphoribosyl-ATP diphosphatase HisIE — translation MKLKLNEQELIPAIIQDNNTNKVLMLGYMNQESLDKTIETKKVTFFSRSKNRLWTKGEESGNFLNLISIENDCDNDTLLIKVIPNGPTCHKGTDTCWGDKNSNDLSFLNQLESIIEQRKESGNEKSYVNDLFKKGINKIAQKVGEEAVEVVIEAKDNNDELFLNESADLLFHYLILLQAKGYKLNNVIEVLVKRNKC, via the coding sequence ATGAAACTAAAATTAAACGAACAAGAGTTAATACCCGCAATTATTCAAGACAATAACACCAATAAAGTATTGATGTTGGGTTACATGAATCAAGAATCGTTGGATAAAACGATAGAAACCAAAAAAGTTACTTTTTTTAGTCGTAGTAAAAATAGATTGTGGACCAAAGGTGAAGAAAGTGGGAATTTTTTAAACTTAATAAGCATCGAAAACGATTGTGATAATGATACCTTGTTAATTAAAGTAATCCCAAACGGACCAACTTGTCACAAAGGAACGGATACCTGTTGGGGAGATAAAAATTCAAATGATTTAAGTTTTTTAAATCAACTGGAATCCATTATTGAGCAACGTAAAGAATCTGGTAACGAGAAATCGTATGTGAATGATTTGTTTAAAAAAGGCATCAATAAAATTGCTCAAAAAGTAGGAGAAGAAGCGGTGGAAGTTGTTATAGAAGCAAAGGACAATAATGATGAATTGTTTTTAAATGAAAGCGCTGATTTGTTGTTTCATTATTTAATTTTACTTCAAGCCAAAGGTTATAAACTAAACAACGTTATAGAAGTTTTGGTAAAACGTAACAAGTGTTAG
- the hisA gene encoding 1-(5-phosphoribosyl)-5-[(5-phosphoribosylamino)methylideneamino]imidazole-4-carboxamide isomerase — MRIIPAIDIIDGKCVRLTKGDYTTKKTYNENPLEVAKQFEASGIEFLHLVDLDGAKSNQIVNHKVLETIASNTKLKIDFGGGLKSDKDVEVAFNAGATQITGGSIAVKNPDLFKSWIKKYGTDKIILGADVNNKKIAVSGWQEDSGLELFPFIQTYKQLGLNTVICTDIAKDGMLQGTSIELYKEMMQVFPDLKLVASGGVTTIADLDLLVEMNIYGAIIGKAIYEGNISLKELEKFNYKIN; from the coding sequence ATGAGAATAATACCTGCAATAGATATCATCGATGGAAAATGTGTTCGTTTAACCAAAGGCGATTATACTACAAAAAAGACTTATAACGAAAACCCATTAGAAGTAGCTAAACAATTTGAAGCCAGTGGAATAGAATTTTTACATTTGGTTGATTTAGATGGAGCAAAATCGAATCAAATTGTTAATCACAAAGTATTGGAAACCATTGCTTCTAATACCAAATTAAAAATTGATTTTGGTGGCGGGTTAAAATCCGATAAAGATGTTGAAGTAGCTTTTAATGCAGGAGCTACTCAAATTACAGGTGGGAGTATAGCTGTTAAAAATCCTGATTTATTTAAATCTTGGATTAAAAAATATGGTACTGATAAAATCATTTTAGGAGCTGATGTAAACAACAAAAAAATAGCGGTTAGTGGTTGGCAAGAGGATTCAGGATTAGAATTATTTCCTTTTATCCAAACATATAAGCAACTTGGTTTGAATACCGTAATTTGTACTGATATTGCAAAAGATGGTATGTTGCAAGGCACCTCAATAGAATTGTATAAAGAAATGATGCAAGTTTTTCCTGATTTAAAATTAGTGGCTAGTGGAGGTGTTACTACCATTGCTGATTTAGACTTGCTAGTTGAAATGAATATTTACGGAGCAATTATCGGTAAAGCCATTTATGAAGGAAACATCAGCTTAAAAGAATTGGAAAAATTTAACTATAAAATCAATTAA
- the hisF gene encoding imidazole glycerol phosphate synthase subunit HisF: MLTKRIIPCLDIKDGRTVKGVNFINLIDAGDPVELAKIYANEGADELVFLDISATEEKRKTLLKLVERVAEQVNIPFTVGGGISSVEDVELLLKSGADKVSINSSAVKNPNLINQLADKFGSQCIVVAIDAKQVNGLWKVHLVGGKVATELNLFDWAKEVEQRGAGEILFTSMDNDGTKNGFANEALAQLTKLVNISIIASGGAGNIQHFIDCFNESNADAALAASVFHFKEIEINQLKKELRRNNIPVRI, from the coding sequence ATGTTAACAAAACGAATCATACCTTGTTTAGATATTAAAGATGGCAGGACAGTTAAAGGTGTAAACTTTATTAACTTGATTGATGCTGGCGACCCTGTAGAATTAGCGAAGATTTATGCAAATGAAGGTGCTGATGAATTGGTTTTTTTAGATATTTCAGCCACGGAAGAAAAACGAAAAACTTTACTCAAATTGGTTGAAAGAGTAGCAGAACAAGTCAATATTCCATTTACTGTTGGTGGAGGAATTTCATCAGTAGAAGATGTAGAGTTGTTATTAAAATCGGGTGCAGATAAGGTTTCTATCAATTCGTCGGCAGTAAAAAATCCAAACTTAATTAACCAATTGGCTGATAAATTTGGCTCACAATGTATTGTTGTTGCTATTGATGCAAAACAAGTTAATGGACTATGGAAAGTTCATTTGGTTGGTGGAAAAGTAGCTACTGAATTAAATTTGTTTGATTGGGCAAAAGAAGTGGAGCAAAGAGGGGCAGGGGAAATTTTATTCACTTCAATGGATAACGACGGTACAAAAAATGGTTTTGCTAATGAGGCTCTAGCTCAATTAACTAAATTGGTTAATATTTCTATTATTGCTTCTGGTGGAGCAGGAAACATTCAGCATTTTATCGATTGTTTTAATGAGAGTAATGCTGATGCAGCTTTAGCAGCAAGTGTATTTCATTTTAAAGAAATAGAGATTAATCAATTAAAAAAAGAATTAAGAAGAAACAATATACCTGTAAGAATTTAA
- the ttcA gene encoding tRNA 2-thiocytidine(32) synthetase TtcA, with translation MQTLETIDYQKLTKKLRAATWNAIVDYSMLQNGDRIMVCLSGGKDSYTLLDVLMHYQKTSDIQFDLVAVNLDQKQPGFPEEVLPNYLSKLGVEYKIVEQDTYSVVKEKIAEGKTTCSLCSRLRRGRLYTTAQELNCNKLALGHHREDIIETFLLNLFFGGKIEAMPPKYTTDDGRFEVIRPLAYCKENDIEIFSNYKEFPIIPCNLCGSQPKLQRQEVKKMLKEWEEKYPDRSSIILTSLKNVSPSHLLDVSLYENFHK, from the coding sequence ATGCAAACATTAGAAACAATCGACTATCAAAAACTTACCAAAAAACTTCGAGCAGCAACATGGAATGCCATTGTAGATTATTCTATGCTACAAAATGGTGACCGTATAATGGTTTGCTTATCGGGAGGAAAAGATAGTTACACCTTGTTAGATGTATTGATGCACTACCAAAAAACAAGCGATATTCAATTTGATTTGGTAGCAGTTAATCTTGATCAAAAACAACCCGGTTTCCCTGAAGAAGTACTGCCTAACTATTTATCTAAATTAGGTGTTGAATATAAAATAGTTGAACAAGATACTTACTCGGTAGTTAAAGAAAAAATAGCCGAAGGAAAAACAACATGTAGTTTATGTTCTCGTTTAAGAAGAGGTAGGTTATACACTACAGCTCAAGAACTTAATTGCAATAAATTGGCTTTGGGTCATCATAGAGAAGACATTATAGAAACCTTTTTGTTGAACTTATTTTTTGGAGGAAAAATAGAAGCCATGCCGCCAAAATATACAACCGATGATGGTAGGTTTGAAGTAATTAGGCCTTTGGCTTATTGTAAAGAAAATGACATTGAAATTTTTAGCAATTACAAAGAGTTTCCAATAATACCTTGTAATTTGTGTGGGTCGCAACCAAAATTACAGCGGCAAGAAGTAAAAAAAATGTTAAAAGAATGGGAAGAAAAATACCCTGATCGATCTTCGATTATTCTAACCAGTTTAAAAAATGTATCTCCTTCTCATTTGTTAGATGTTTCGCTTTACGAAAACTTTCACAAATAA
- the nspC gene encoding carboxynorspermidine decarboxylase produces the protein MSIDLSKIPETCYIVEEELLRRNLSLIKSVADKADVEIILAFKGFAMWSTFPIVREYIKGATASSLFEARLCFEEMKTKAHSYVVAIAPNEIDELLDYSEVLTFNSLTQFEQYKSKCIAKGVGIGIRVNPEYSEVTTELYNPCSPNSRLGVTSEHFGDKLPEGIDGLHFHALCENDSYTLEKTLEAFEKKFGHLIKQAKWVNFGGGHLMTRKDYNVEHLISVLKAFKVRYPNVHVILEPGSAFAWQTGYLVSQVLDVVENNGVKTAMLDVSFTAHMPDCLEMPYRPKIWGATDPVKGKPTYRIGGTSCLSGDYMFEYSFENELKIGNRMVFDDMIHYTMVKSNMFNGVSHPSIAIWTKENKYQLVKKFTYVDYKSRLS, from the coding sequence ATGAGTATTGATTTATCCAAAATTCCCGAAACCTGTTATATTGTTGAGGAAGAATTACTTCGACGTAATTTGTCATTAATAAAAAGTGTAGCCGATAAAGCTGATGTTGAAATTATTTTGGCATTTAAAGGTTTTGCGATGTGGAGCACATTTCCAATAGTGAGAGAATACATTAAAGGTGCTACTGCGAGTTCATTGTTTGAGGCAAGGTTATGTTTTGAAGAAATGAAAACCAAAGCGCATTCGTATGTTGTGGCTATTGCACCAAACGAAATCGACGAGTTGTTGGATTATTCAGAAGTTCTGACGTTTAATTCTTTAACGCAATTTGAGCAATATAAAAGTAAATGTATAGCTAAAGGTGTGGGGATTGGAATTAGGGTAAACCCTGAATATTCTGAAGTAACTACTGAATTGTACAATCCTTGTTCTCCAAACTCTCGTCTAGGTGTTACTTCCGAGCATTTTGGAGATAAATTACCTGAAGGCATTGACGGACTTCATTTTCATGCATTGTGTGAGAACGATTCTTATACTTTGGAAAAAACATTAGAAGCTTTTGAAAAAAAGTTTGGACACCTAATAAAACAGGCCAAATGGGTGAACTTTGGTGGTGGACATTTGATGACACGAAAAGATTATAATGTTGAGCATTTAATTAGTGTATTAAAAGCTTTTAAAGTTCGTTACCCAAATGTTCATGTTATTCTTGAACCAGGCTCAGCTTTCGCGTGGCAAACAGGTTATTTGGTTTCTCAAGTGTTAGATGTAGTTGAAAACAATGGAGTAAAAACTGCCATGTTAGATGTTTCATTTACTGCTCACATGCCCGATTGTTTAGAAATGCCTTATCGTCCAAAAATATGGGGAGCAACTGATCCTGTTAAAGGAAAACCAACGTATCGAATTGGTGGAACAAGTTGTTTATCTGGTGATTACATGTTTGAATATTCGTTTGAAAACGAGCTAAAAATAGGCAACCGAATGGTTTTTGACGATATGATTCATTATACCATGGTAAAATCAAACATGTTTAATGGAGTTTCACACCCTTCAATTGCAATTTGGACGAAAGAAAATAAGTATCAGTTAGTAAAAAAGTTCACTTACGTCGATTATAAGTCAAGATTATCTTAA
- a CDS encoding outer membrane beta-barrel protein yields MRKFLIAFVLLTSSLSMFSQNFGLGASAMYNFQTESFGIGARANFFPNNKLSFVPQFTYYPGWGEINEYMIGMALEYKIRRGNKLNYYVLLHGAYNKWNDYDESALKDAEPTNWNAEGGIGITTNKCLRPFLEYRYNIKFMETHLRLGLLYVFGCSGGNKGGRRGGEGICPAYR; encoded by the coding sequence ATGCGTAAATTTTTAATAGCTTTTGTTTTATTAACAAGTTCACTTTCAATGTTTAGTCAAAACTTTGGATTAGGAGCTTCAGCAATGTATAATTTCCAAACAGAAAGTTTTGGAATAGGAGCAAGAGCAAACTTTTTTCCAAACAATAAACTAAGTTTTGTACCTCAATTCACTTATTACCCAGGTTGGGGAGAAATAAACGAATACATGATTGGGATGGCCCTTGAATATAAAATTAGGAGAGGCAATAAGCTTAATTATTATGTTTTGCTTCATGGAGCTTACAACAAATGGAACGATTATGATGAATCAGCTTTAAAAGATGCGGAACCAACCAACTGGAATGCAGAAGGTGGAATAGGTATTACAACCAATAAGTGCCTTCGTCCGTTCTTAGAATATCGTTACAACATTAAATTTATGGAAACGCATTTACGACTTGGCTTGCTTTATGTTTTTGGTTGTAGTGGCGGAAATAAAGGTGGCAGAAGAGGTGGAGAGGGCATTTGTCCTGCTTATCGTTAA